Proteins from a single region of Apium graveolens cultivar Ventura chromosome 7, ASM990537v1, whole genome shotgun sequence:
- the LOC141673344 gene encoding uncharacterized protein LOC141673344 codes for MQVNKYLVFKWHPPDGGRLKINVDAHVVPGNSWFSCGLVLRDQEGEFIAARLHKFAGVVPVVETEATTILKGIRWVSLFGMRHMDVESDSLISVQAINKDLENYLEVGVVFQEYRTILRARRDIMLSFVKKQANKVAYLVARVPCDVNCLLIFRLLHIQCWSIL; via the coding sequence ATGCAGGTTAATAAATATCTAGTATTTAAATGGCATCCACCAGACGGAGGCAGATTGAAAATTAATGTTGACGCTCATGTTGTGCCAGGAAATTCATGGTTTTCATGTGGCCTTGTTTTGAGGGATCAGGAGGGTGAATTCATTGCTGCAAGATTACATAAATTTGCAGGTGTAGTGCCAGTTGTGGAAACGGAGGCTACAACAATTTTAAAAGGTATCAGATGGGTGAGTTTGTTTGGTATGCGACATATGGATGTTGAAAGTGATTCTCTGATCTCAGTCCAAGCCATTAACAAGGATTTAGAGAATTATTTGGAAGTCGGTGTAGTGTTCCAGGAATATCGTACTATTTTGAGAGCTCGTAGAGATATCATGCTCTCATTTGTTAAAAAGCAAGCTAACAAGGTAGCTTATTTAGTTGCTAGAGTACCTTGTGATGTTAATTGTTTATTGATTTTCCGACTTCTCCACATTCAGTGTTGGAGCATCTTGTAA